The genomic segment TTTTCAGGCTATGATATGGATTCATTTCACCATGAGGGGTCTTCCTCTACTAAACACATAATTCCACACGGTGGCAAAGGTGAAACATTCCGTGATTTCACTGGAAGCCAGCAGGAAGCCACTGTCCAGGTGGAGTCTGCTCTTTCCAGAAGAACATTACCATGCACCAGCCAGCCAGAGGGATCTCAATTGACAGGGTCTGTAGTCGAAAGCTCTCTAGAACACACCTTTCCcaggaaaacaaggacatttgtttACTGTGTCCAAAATCCACTTCTGTCAGTGCAAGAGAAATATGTTACTCAGATGTTACCTGCATCACCTGGAACTGCTCCCAGAGGTAAGATTGTAATGCTGTTTTTTAATCTCATTCCATTTATTGTATTGATTTCTTTCATTCAATGAAACGATTTCActgatatatatttatatatattgatACATATGCTTTTATTCTCTTCCATCATGTTAGGTGAAAATCAGAACATGAAACAAAGTAAAACCATACCAGATGAAGCTGAGGTTAATAATCTTAACAAAACTGCCTTGGATGGGAAAAAGCCGCTAGTTCAGAAAAGTGCAGCTGAAGAAAATATTGTTTCACAAGCACCAAGCAAAGACCCTGATCTTGATATGTCACAGCTTTGCAGGGTATTTGCACAAGATTTTAGCCAAGTAATTGACTACAGTCAACCATGCAGCAAAAGAGCAGATGCTATTAAAAATGGCTTCTCTGCATCAGCTTGTCTCTCAGCAATGAGACTAAGGAACAGAAAACTGTTGAATAGACTAGAATGGGGTCAGGAACCTGAACATTTTAACTCTGGCATCAGTGATGAAATGCATATTCCTGGTTCTCAGTTTAGCAACTCTGCAAACACATCTAGAATGAAGAGTACAGTGTGTGATAGCGGCTTCCCCCCCTCCACCCTTTCTGATGTCACACAAACAGAATCATCCAACGTTCACCCTAGCTCTGAAAAAAGTTATGGAAATCAATCATCTAGAGGGTTTAAAACGGGTAACAACTGGATTATCTCTTTGCCTCCAGAAGCAATCAAGAAAGCAAAAGCATCATTAGAttacttaattgaggaaaatatgACTGATGTTGTTACTGCTGCCAGTGAAGTGAaacctgtgttgtcatgtgtgaCAGGAAGCCGACTGTCCACAGAAGTGAAGTTCATTAGTCCACTCAACATTGCCAAAAGGTCAAAGCAAACCAGCGTAAAATTGAATGGTCAAGTTCATGTTCCGACCCATCAGAGCATCAATGTTTCGGTTTCCTCACACCCTGGGTCTGGTTTCAAAATGGCCTCCAATAAGAAGATACATTTTTTTTCAGCAAATCTGGAGAAAGACGAGGATCTGTTTAAGGAGATTGAGGATGAAATACCTGCAGTCAATATTCCTGAGATAAGCCTTCCTGAGGAAGGTAACATGTCATGTGGATTGGAGCTTGTTGATGGATCTCATTTACCACCTCTACCCTATACACGCCAGAGGTCTGTTAATAGCCAAGGTCCATTGACAGCCTCACAGAGAGCTGATGTTTCAGAATTGTGCAGTCTCTTAGAAGCTGCAGACAGCCAATTTGAGTTCACACAGTTTAAACCAGCAAAGCTGAACTTCTATGTTCCAGATGGTAGCCCCCCTCGTCAATCTGAGAAAGAGTTAGATCCCGACTTTCTCACAGGCATAGATTTCGATGACAGTTTCAACTCTGATGTTGAGAAGCAATCTGTAAAGATGGTCACCCCTGACAAAAAGACAACTATTTCTCATTGCAAGGAAATTTGCCAAGTAACCACCAAAATTAAATCTAGTGGGGCATCATCCAGCAATTCAACAGAGAAATCCAAAGAACATGTTATCCACAGAAGAGTACTTTACATTCCCAGTTATAGCTCTGAAAACATAGCTGACCATTCCTTTGGTTTGTTGACAAAATCCACAAACAAGAACCATTTACTCGATATGGATACGAACACCAGTGGAATGGAGTGTGAACGCAAAAATCTCCCCAAGTTGGATGTGGGTTTTAAAACTGCTGGTGGAAATGCTATGATAGTTTCAGAGAAGTGTCTGAGCAAAGCAAGGGCCTTGTTTGCAGATTTTGAGGAAAAAAACTGTGCACCCAAGTGTGCAGTAAAAAATACAGAACAAGTTGAAATTTCACCTGTTCAATATAGAGGCGAAGTTGACACAAATGTTTATTCAAATGTGACACATTTTCATGGCCCTGAAAAGAAAGTAGATCTGAAGGAACTACATGATGAATACATTGACAAGATTAAAGTGGACTTtacacattctcacacacatgGGGATGGTGGTTTCCAGACAGCCAGTGGTAAAGGAGTGACCATCTCGGCAAAGGCCCTTCAAAAAACCAATGCAGTCTTCAAAGACTGTGACGCTAAGGAAAGTTCAGgttgtgcatcaaagctgagcaAAACAAGTGTTGTATCAGAGACTGGCAGCAATAATTTTGAGAGAAACAATTGTGGCTTCAGCACTGCTCGAGGGAAGAGACTTGATGTTCCTGCAAAATCTCTACTGACTCTCCTGAATGACTGTGATGAATTGGAAAATTCTAAGCCAGGGAAAATCCCCAGCTTGAATGCAAAGATACCAAGTCAGAATATTCAGCAGAAAAGTGACTGTGATTTTAAGAAACCCAGTATTAAAGCAGCCTCCATATCAGCAAGGATCCCTTTTACAGCAAAAACTCAATTTGATAGTGGCATGTCACATGATGTTCTAGGGGCAAAGAGCAAAATGCTTGAACCAGAAAATTCTCAAACCCATGCTAAAGATCCTTTGAAAAATGGATGTGGGTTCAGCACTGCCAGTGGTAAAATAGTGTCTGTGTCAGAAGGGGCGCTATTGAAAGCACAGGCTCTTTTGAGTGAATGTAATGTAGATGGAGAGGAACTTTCTAAATCAAAGAAAAAGATCAGAGTAGATCTTCATAACCCAACACAGAAGCACAGTGGATTTAAGACTGCTGGTGTCAAAGAAGTTACCGTATCACCTAAGGCCCATAAGCAAGCACAGGCTCTTTTCAACAACTGTGATTTCAATATGGACAGCTTAATCAGTGCTGAAGCAAAGCAAGGGAATATAGATGTAAAGTCTGCTGATGGTCTGATGAACAATCCAGGGAAAAGCTATTGTGCCTTCATGACAGCTGGTGGAGAGAATGTGCATGTATCTGAAAAAGGTATTTTGAAGGCGAAGAGCATTCTGAATGAAAACCTTGATAACTGCACAGACTCAAATGCCATTGAGGAGGCTTGGTTTTCAGATGGTAGATTTTTGTTACTCACTGAAGATGGTACAGGTGTCAAAAAAGGAGCAAGGAACAAATCACATTATTCTGACCTCAACGGGGATGAAAAGAGCTGTGATTTCAGCACTGCCGGTGGGAAGACTGTGCATATGTCCGATGGAGCACTCCAGAAAGCAAAGTCTATTCTGAACGAATGTGATGTAATTGAAAATCCACAACCTGAGAATGGCCACAACGTGCATCTGGAAAAGATTCCAACAAAGGAAATGCATGAAATCTCTCATGGTAGTGCAGCCAGTGGGAAAGGGGTGTTTATTTCAGAAAAGGCTCTTCAGCATGTGAAGTCTGTGTACGTTCTGGGTGAGACTGGTAATGTAAAATATTCAGTTGGCAGTAATCCAGTCGGAAGCCATTTTGGTTTTAGCACAGCCAGTAGTAAAGGACTGTCTGTTTCAGAGAAGGCACTTCAAGAAGCGTCTGATACCCTTGCCAGGGATACTGACCCTCACAAAAGATCTGAAGAAAATAGGCCACTGAAGGTCCCTTCTCCCCATATTAATGTTCAGTGTGTGCCGGTCAAAGCAGTTCGACTGGAGGACCGCGAAGTGATCCAGACCATTGTTGGAATGGAATGTAGTAAGTCTTCGTCTGTAGAATGTCAAGCGGAGTCTTCCTTGTTAAATTTTGAATCCCTTGGATTCAGTGGCTGCTCTGTGACCCAGAGGAGGTACTTTGCCCAGGAGGCCATGGATTGTACCAAGGCTCTTTTAGAGGACGAAGACTTGACCGATCATTGTCCTGGAACACCAATCCAAGCTAAACCCATGTCCTGCAAGGGGAGTTTTGAGATGAGAAGTGGAATTTGGAAAAGGTCGGCAGAGGATTTAGGGATGACAGGTAAgatatacagtagcagtcaaaagtttggaaacacttactcattcaagggttagtttatttattttttaaattacattgtagaataatagtgactacatcaaaactatgaaataccacatggaatcatgtagtaactaaaaaaagtgttcattaaatcaaaatatattttagatactTAAGTCGGGTttgttccttgtcaatcattggctCATTTGTGAAATTAGCCTTCAGACTATCTTTAATTAAATCATTCTAaaacctttattaatgcaattgcagacatAAGTTGACAACAGGAACATAGCATGCATGTTTCCGAGTAAGTTCTGCAAAATAGAAAGGGGTCCGAGTTTTATTATTCCTACAGTCATATATCTTAGTGATGTCACTGCCTACGTCATTACCTTCTACTCATGAAACCAAAACCATGCCTACACAGCTATATAAACAAGTTTTAGTGTTATCTAAAAGCTCCGCAGTAAATGTCCACTCCCCAAGTTGATTTATAGTGGAATGTCTGACTAGTCGCTTATCTCTTAACCTGTTATGGAATAGGAGACGGTTGCGTCCCACTTAAAAAAAGAAATGGGAgaatgcagcgcggcaaattcaaaaaatgatataaaaatcaCATGTAACATACTCAactaaagctacactcgttgtgaatccagccaacatgtcagattttaaaaatgctttttggcgaaagcataagaGGCTATTATCACAATGTCAAccaagagagtagcatatttcaaccctgcaggcgctacacaacgctgaaataaaatacaaaacatgcattacctttgacgagcttcttttgttggcactccactatgtcccataaacatcacaattggacctttttgttcgattaattccatctatatatatccaaatgtccatttatttgacgcgtttgatccaggaaaaaactttgccaaaatatttgaaactacttttgtaatacaactttaggtatttttaaacgttaataatcgatcaaattgtagactgCGCAATCTGTTTTCAATACAGGAAGTAAACAAACCATGCTCCTTTTTACGTCTTACGCAACTCTCGATAGTGTAACGTTGATGTGCttcttcttcattgcacaaatgaataaccttaaccaaattccaaagactggtgacctccagtggaagcggtaggaactgaaaacaggttcctaagaaatatcccATAGCAATGACAACTCAGTGAACAGTCAGAGGcagcaaaaaaaaaatctgaacagtcctcggggttttgcctgctacataagttctgttatactcacagacatgattcaaacaggtttagaaacttcagtgttttctatccacatctactaataatatacatatcttatattcttggcatgagtagcaggaagttgaaattgggcacgctatttatccaaaagtgaaaatgctgccccctataccttaacaACTCCCCTGCAGCGTTCTGTCTCAGTCTCGCATTTCTCAGACAGTTTCTTAATAAGTGGCAGAGATTAGAAAAGCTTGTGGATCAATATTAAACCTTTATAATGAATATATATAAAATCTGTAGTCTAGGACCCTATAAATGTAAGGAGGGAGAGGTCTTATAACccctccccttctattaatacaacacaagcataatcaattattataataGATCAAACATTTGGTACAGCCCCTATCATGTTCCCAAGGTGAACCCGACAgtagccaccccttgccttgatgacagctttgcacactcttggcattctcacaaccagcttcacctggaatgcttttccaacaatcttgaaagagttcccacgtGCTGAGCTCTTGTTAGCTGcttgtccttcactctgcggtccaactcatcccaaaccatctcaattgggttgaaattgggtgattgtggagatcaggtcatctgatgcagcatttcatcactctccttcttggtcaaatagcccttacacagcctggaggtgtgttgggtccttgtcctgttgaaaaacaaatgatagtcccactaagcgcaaaccagatgggatggtctatcactgcagaatgctgtggtagccatgcttattaagtgttccttgaattctaaataaatcactgcccgtgtcaccagcaaaacaccatcacaccaccacctccatgcttcacggtgtgaACCAAACGTGCGGAGATCATCGGTTCACCTACTcggcgtctcacaaagacacggtgattggaaccaaacatctcaaatttggactcctctgaccaaaggacagatttccactggtctgtcttgctcgtgtttcttggcccaagcaagtctctcctTATTATttttgtcctttagtagtggtttctttgcagcgattcaaccatgaaggcctgaccaacgcagtcttctctgaacagttgatgttgtctctgttacttaaactctgaagcatttatttgggctgcaatttctgaggctggtaacactATTGAACTTATCCTGTGCAGCAGAGtttgggtcttccattcctgtggcggtcctcatgagagccagtttcatcatagtggtTGATGGgtgtttgcgactgcactttcaaagttcttgaaattttccgtatagactgaccttcatgtcttaaagtaatgatggactgtcgtttctgtttgcttatttgagctgttcttgccataatatggacttggtcttttaccaagtagggctattttctgtataccacctctagcttgtcacaacccaactgattggctcaaacgcattaagaaaacaaattccacaaatttacttttatcaaggcacacctgttaattgaaatgcattccatgtgactacctcgtgaagctgtttgagagaatgccaagagtgcaatgctatcaaggcaaagggtggctattttgaagaattcgaaatatttggatttgtttaacacttttttttgtttaccacatgattccatatttgttatttcatagttaggATGTcatctattattctacaatgtaaactAAAAACCCTTGCATGCGTAGGTGTCAACTTTTaactgggactgtgtgtgtgtgtgtgtgtgtgtgtgtacactgtgtaTCTATCAGATCTAAAATAACAAATGTGATCAGATATTGTAATTGGGAGGAGCCTAGAGGAGTATTGTTAGACATAACTTTTTACTTGCATATATATACAGGTTTGTGTGTTTACCAATCTAATATTGTTTTGAAGAAAATTATTTACAGCATTGTTCTTTATGTGATATTATATTCAATAGACCAGCCTCCTCTGAAAAGAAAACTCTTGACCAAATTCGACAGAACTGTGGATTGTATTCGACGGTCAAAACTCACTCCAGCTAAAAGCAGTTCAGATGGTAAGACAGTTGACCTTTTCTAAGTAACGAATTATCAAGTAACACAATTCCCTGTACAATGAAAATGAACATTGACAAGATGGTTCATCAATGCATATTTGATTGTTTCAGGTACATTTAAAGACAGGAGAGTCTTCAAATATAATGTGGCTCTTCAACCTAATGTCACAAGGCCATATCGGTAGGTAATCAATTTTAAACAAAGGTATTTCTGAACTAGAGTACAGTAcctgtgtgtatttgttgttttcACGTAGTTCAAACAACATATGTATTTTGAAATTATTTATCAAATAAAATGCATTCATTCATTCACCTAGCATGAAATCTGTGTCATATTCTCATCACCTATGTTTGCCTTTCCAGCGCTAATCAGAGATGTGTAGACACAAGGCTGAATAAGCCCGAGCCACAGAAGACAACGTCAGATCCAACTGCCAAAGACCGTAAACCAGTTAGCTCCAAGACAGCTGTATTTGTCCCCCCATTCCGGAAGAATGTCAAGCTTGAGTCACTGGGGAGCAGTGGTCTTCAGGACAAGACTAGAGCGCCTGGTGTGTTTGTTTCCCCGTTTCGAAAAAACAACCGCTTAACCAGGGAGGGTTCCTTTAAGCCTTCAGAAGATAATTATTCTCCCTTCATCTCTGAAATGCCTACCAAGACCACATCTGTTCCACTTCCTAAGTACAACCCCATCACTGACACTGGTAGTGATAACGCAAAGGAGTCCATTAAGGACCCACAAAATATTGACAAAACGGACCGAGGTGATGATTGTGGCCATTGCCTTCCTGTCACCCTAGGAGGAGAGGATGCCACTGCAGAGGAGTCTATTGCAGGTCAGCTAGCCCCTGATGCCACCGGTACCCTTCTAGACGTTGTTTATGGTACAAATATAATAATTTATCTTGCCTTTTTATCATCTTTGGGATATTGTAAACAATATTATTAGTTTCAACATGGTGTGACAACACGTGAAAAATTATGCTGATCAATTTACTGGCTTGGGACTAAATGTGTGTACTGAATCAGAACATGTATTTATCCGAAAGTAATTAACAAGAAGGCATTTGAATCGGGACTGATAAATTGTAACCGATGTGCACTTATCAGGAGTCGACTTAATGTCaaaaaataatgtgtgtgtgttcagatgcaGAGTGCTTGCAGCTTGCCCGAGACATGCAGGACATGAGGATAAGGAAGAAGAAGCGGCAGACCATTAGACCTCTCCCTGGCAGCCTGTACCTGGCCAAGACATCTGGGGTGGCCAGGCTGAACCTCAGGGAGGCTGTTGGAGGTTGGCACcctgtacaacacacacacaaacaggtactGTAACTAACACACGCAAACATACTTTTTTTTGCCACTCTATGTGAACCCGTTGGAATGATCTGGATTTCTGCGtaaattggtcataacattttgatctgatcttcatctaagtcacaacagacaaacagtcttcttaaactaataacacacaaattattgtgtTTGTTTCTTGTCtttattgaatacataatttaaacattcacagtggaggttggggaaagtatgtgaaccctcaggctaatgacttctccaaaagctaattggagtcaggagtccgctaacctggagtccaatcattgagacgagattggagatgttggttagagctgccctgccctattaAAAAAACACTCAAAACATTTGTTTGCTATTCACAGAAAGCATtacctgatgtgaaccatgcctcgacaAAACCGATATCAGAAGACCCAAGATTAAGAATTTtggacttgcataaagctggaaacggttacaaaagtatctctaacagccttgatgttcatcagtccatggtATGACGAATTGTCTAGCACTCTTGCTACTCTCcataggagtggccgtcctgcaaagatgactgcaagaggactgcgcagaatgctcaatgagaaTAAgaagtgtcagctaaagacttccagagatttctgtaacatgctaacatctcttttgacgagtctacgatacgtaaaaaacactaaacaagaatggtgttcattggAGGACACAAcataagaagccactgctgtccaaaaaaaaacattgctacatgtctgaagttcgcaaaagatcATTCTGTGAACAGATGAAACTACATTTGAgtttgtttggaaggaacacacaacactgtgtggagaATAAAAGgtacagcacaccaacatcaaagtctcatcccaactgtaaagtatagtGAAGTGAGCAACATGGTTTGGAGCTGCTTTGCTggctcagggcctggacagcttgctatcataaacttgggaattaatttttcTGTTGaccaagacattttgcaggagaatgttggGCTATCTGTCCTCCAGTTGAAGCTCAACAGATGTTGGGTGactcaacaggacaacgacccaaaaacagaagtaaatcaacaacagaatggcttcaacagaagaaaatatgccttctggagtggcccagtctgagtcctgacctcaacctgattgagatgctggggcatgacctcgagagcagttcacaccagacatcagaAGAAtgttgctgaactgaaacagttttgtaaagaggaatggtccaaaattcctcctgaccgtgtAGGTCTGATCCGCaattacagaaaacatttggttgaggttattgctgccaaagaagggtcaaccagttattaaatccaatggttcacatactttttccacccagcactgtgaatgtttacacattgtgttcaataaagacataaacacatataattgtatgtgttattagtttaagcagactgtttgtctattgttttgATGAAGATCAGATTCAATTGTATGACCAATTGATGCAGAAGTCCAGGTAATTCAttagggttcacatactttttcttgccactgtaacacacacaaacagatattgtaacctacacatacaaacatactgaaacacacagacaaacaggtaGTGGAACACAGACTGACAAACGGGTGttggaagacacacacacacacacagactgatactgtaaAAACAGACCGATAAACACACTGGATTGGTAGAGGTGGAACAGGGCTTTTGATGTCTGATTTAGAATATGAACAATGGTGAGTGGCTGGGGGCTTGTCTGTTGAACTTGATAAgtgtgtttttttggggggggggggtaatgaCTGATGTCTAATCCTCATTGTGGATATTACTCAGCTGTATGGCTATGGAGTGCACCGGCATGTTTGGGATATCAGCAGTGAGAGTGCTGAGGCGTTCCGCTTTGTTTGCCGACACTTCTTCAGACGCGAGGCGTTTGTAGAGGGGTGCATTCAGCTGGCCGACGGGGGTTGGCTCATTCCTCGCAACGATGGAACTGCAGGGAAACATGAGTTCCACAGGTACGGTTTTATTGATTGTTTGGGACAGGTAGCATTCGTTCCAACTGATGAAGTTGTTAATTTTCAACTTTGCTATGTATTCCCTTGAACATATTTATTATTAATTTGGATTAATGTATGTATGTAACAGGTATACTGATGCTCCATCTACCGCTATATCGAAATAGTTTTTAGAAACaaatttaaatacatttgtaCTTAAATAACTAGTTAATCAACTTGAATAAATATTTGGTTTATAGGTTACATCACTGATGCTGCAGTTAACACTACATCGCAATACTTTGAT from the Oncorhynchus keta strain PuntledgeMale-10-30-2019 chromosome 33, Oket_V2, whole genome shotgun sequence genome contains:
- the brca2 gene encoding breast cancer type 2 susceptibility protein isoform X2; its protein translation is MDIRRNMFDAFKDQIWEDLGPLNPNWFEELTAKASSRDWGDTEKDNPSTAISCGQDGSFKTPLGKCPLDGDMFSTPKIFRQRRPQSPETLIEDAVFFPDQGTSATEKMDTSPCLFGKSIDSGTPSKSYRTRLHGDSFGLLDTPKHSTAHSTKRISESLGAQLDPDMSWTSSLNTPVMSPTIILTKSEEHSLMCPVRIATEEQVMFVRKLFPSAKESRSTMLSPEQNDRPLCQHNGLDSHLPGVIDISPGFQDTLPGDSGSHWKQTLPDAIEDGEISSTMTGVVDGAEDVISIFFSNKTLALQQVKTNERIKRKPSGATKEHVPTSTTEHDKVSSERAEEYQHTRETSEPLESRTDMKSGDLVTSQWTLINVPDFSGYDMDSFHHEGSSSTKHIIPHGGKGETFRDFTGSQQEATVQVESALSRRTLPCTSQPEGSQLTGSVVESSLEHTFPRKTRTFVYCVQNPLLSVQEKYVTQMLPASPGTAPRGENQNMKQSKTIPDEAEVNNLNKTALDGKKPLVQKSAAEENIVSQAPSKDPDLDMSQLCRVFAQDFSQVIDYSQPCSKRADAIKNGFSASACLSAMRLRNRKLLNRLEWGQEPEHFNSGISDEMHIPGSQFSNSANTSRMKSTVCDSGFPPSTLSDVTQTESSNVHPSSEKSYGNQSSRGFKTGNNWIISLPPEAIKKAKASLDYLIEENMTDVVTAASEVKPVLSCVTGSRLSTEVKFISPLNIAKRSKQTSVKLNGQVHVPTHQSINVSVSSHPGSGFKMASNKKIHFFSANLEKDEDLFKEIEDEIPAVNIPEISLPEEGNMSCGLELVDGSHLPPLPYTRQRSVNSQGPLTASQRADVSELCSLLEAADSQFEFTQFKPAKLNFYVPDGSPPRQSEKELDPDFLTGIDFDDSFNSDVEKQSVKMVTPDKKTTISHCKEICQVTTKIKSSGASSSNSTEKSKEHVIHRRVLYIPSYSSENIADHSFGLLTKSTNKNHLLDMDTNTSGMECERKNLPKLDVGFKTAGGNAMIVSEKCLSKARALFADFEEKNCAPKCAVKNTEQVEISPVQYRGEVDTNVYSNVTHFHGPEKKVDLKELHDEYIDKIKVDFTHSHTHGDGGFQTASGKGVTISAKALQKTNAVFKDCDAKESSGCASKLSKTSVVSETGSNNFERNNCGFSTARGKRLDVPAKSLLTLLNDCDELENSKPGKIPSLNAKIPSQNIQQKSDCDFKKPSIKAASISARIPFTAKTQFDSGMSHDVLGAKSKMLEPENSQTHAKDPLKNGCGFSTASGKIVSVSEGALLKAQALLSECNVDGEELSKSKKKIRVDLHNPTQKHSGFKTAGVKEVTVSPKAHKQAQALFNNCDFNMDSLISAEAKQGNIDVKSADGLMNNPGKSYCAFMTAGGENVHVSEKGILKAKSILNENLDNCTDSNAIEEAWFSDGRFLLLTEDGTGVKKGARNKSHYSDLNGDEKSCDFSTAGGKTVHMSDGALQKAKSILNECDVIENPQPENGHNVHLEKIPTKEMHEISHGSAASGKGVFISEKALQHVKSVYVLGETGNVKYSVGSNPVGSHFGFSTASSKGLSVSEKALQEASDTLARDTDPHKRSEENRPLKVPSPHINVQCVPVKAVRLEDREVIQTIVGMECSKSSSVECQAESSLLNFESLGFSGCSVTQRRYFAQEAMDCTKALLEDEDLTDHCPGTPIQAKPMSCKGSFEMRSGIWKRSAEDLGMTDQPPLKRKLLTKFDRTVDCIRRSKLTPAKSSSDGTFKDRRVFKYNVALQPNVTRPYRANQRCVDTRLNKPEPQKTTSDPTAKDRKPVSSKTAVFVPPFRKNVKLESLGSSGLQDKTRAPGVFVSPFRKNNRLTREGSFKPSEDNYSPFISEMPTKTTSVPLPKYNPITDTGSDNAKESIKDPQNIDKTDRGDDCGHCLPVTLGGEDATAEESIAGQLAPDATGTLLDVVYDAECLQLARDMQDMRIRKKKRQTIRPLPGSLYLAKTSGVARLNLREAVGGWHPVQHTHKQLYGYGVHRHVWDISSESAEAFRFVCRHFFRREAFVEGCIQLADGGWLIPRNDGTAGKHEFHRALCDSPGVDPELISEDWVFNHYRWVVWKRACMERAFPEVMGSLCLTPEQVLLQLKYRYDLEVDNSKRSALRKIMERDDTAVKTLVLCVCGVVTKGHNPTRQSWSETKTKTPPGSAAGSKAKSSPVGLIWLTDGWYAIKAQLDVPLTAMLHRGRLAIGGKVLVHGAELVGSQDACSPLEAPDSLMLKIGANGTRAARWYTRLGFYSNPSPFLLPLSSLYSNGGPVGCVDIVVLRSYPTQWMEKKSDGGFVFRAGRAEEREARRHGNTKHRAMEILFAKIQTQFEKEEDVTKPFPPTEHHPTVCSKPRGRRRTLRGRDIETLLDGEELYDAVENDPVYLEGRLSEQQREALNSYRLCVGERRQEALQERFRQALESTREGEGRSCHNRDVTPIWKLSVADSRAKPGSNAVYLLNIWRPSMDLQSLLKEGCRYRAYQLSTSEGKKRAGNTSIQLTATKKTQFQNLQASAGWLSEIFQAREAVGFRVLLNRDLKPLCGEVDLVGYVISITDRQGQSPVVYLVDGWLDFVKVRCCSSLVQQGLEEVVKPLALVALSNLQLRAHPSSPTPIRSAIPGLYAGDLVSFSTNPKEPHLQEAAAQLRTLVQGQEHFFRTAEERLSNLVQVSVQCLPPLPWKAAKPDSRTTMTPQQSVRSVGPFTPLNSVVPPPPACFSGGDNKDPKSLKRKRGLDYLCRIPSPPPLCPLGTMTLPSPCVNKTFNTPRRAETHQILKTPLAPAPQHVHLPLEDEWVEDEELVMIDTQALHDGIERDT